One window of the Solanum stenotomum isolate F172 chromosome 11, ASM1918654v1, whole genome shotgun sequence genome contains the following:
- the LOC125844555 gene encoding agamous-like MADS-box protein AGL62: protein MRRLNGRRRITIARVQNSRNRQVTFSKRRNGLFKKASELCTLCGAYVVVVIFSSRNKIYSCGHPSVEFIVDKFLGENPQPDTDASNPDTDSPNPDTDAPNPIVVTHQNAHVDEINKKLNKLENSLKREKKYGEALQALRNELPYEKLGFLNLTKLSEALEAADEEVERVASQLREGNIEFPYQIIGSALAPLRVEENISSDPDEGSSGSHE, encoded by the coding sequence ATGAGAAGACTTAATGGCCGCAGAAGAATTACAATCGCGAGGGTGCAAAATTCAAGAAATAGACAAGTTACGTTCTCAAAACGACGTAATGGCCTATTTAAAAAGGCAAGTGAGCTATGTACTTTATGTGGTgcttatgttgttgttgtgattttttcttCTAGAAACAAAATATACTCATGTGGACATCCTTCCGTCGAATTTATTGTGGATAAATTTCTTGGAGAGAATCCTCAACCAGATACTGATGCTTCTAACCCCGACACTGATTCTCCTAACCCCGACACTGATGCTCCTAACCCCATCGTTGTAACTCATCAAAATGCCCATGTTGATGAGATCaataaaaaactaaacaaaTTGGAGAATTCActcaaaagagaaaagaaatatggaGAAGCTCTTCAAGCATTAAGGAATGAACTTCCATATGAAAAACTCGGCTTTCTTAACCTTACAAAATTGAGTGAGGCTTTGGAAGCTGCAGATGAAGAAGTTGAAAGAGTAGCCAGCCAACTTAGGGAGGGTAATATTGAATTTCCATATCAAATCATTGGAAGTGCCCTTGCTCCTTTAAGAGTTGAGGAAAACATTTCGTCCGATCCCGATGAAGGGTCATCTGGATCCCATGAATAG